One Solanum pennellii chromosome 9, SPENNV200 DNA segment encodes these proteins:
- the LOC107030727 gene encoding protein MIZU-KUSSEI 1, protein MPKVDALRRFLLPCFNSTPTSPAPPAPLTISTKKRLSTSLRDDLDDPKQDKKFEEDQEDSYPTTPISTTNPTTSASGAAISLSAPPRSSKTMVIGTIFGQRRGGHVWFCVQHDRLNTKPSLLLELSIPTTTLIQEMRCGLVRIALESSDSELNRCPLHSIPMWTLFCNGRKIGFAVRRRATQQTRIMLKTMQSMTVGAGVIPSGLVSGTESEEVLYMRANYECIIGGADSESFHLINPDEGPGQEFSIFLLRSK, encoded by the coding sequence ATGCCGAAAGTCGATGCTCTCCGTCGATTTCTCCTCCCCTGTTTCAATTCAACACCCACATCGCCAGCACCACCGGCGCCGCTAACAATCTCCACCAAAAAACGTCTGAGTACATCTCTGCGTGACGATCTCGACGACCCAAAACAAGATAAGAAGTTCGAAGAAGATCAAGAAGATTCATACCCAACAACCCCAATCAGTACTACAAACCCCACGACCAGCGCCTCCGGCGCCGCAATTTCACTCTCAGCTCCGCCGCGTTCTTCCAAAACAATGGTAATCGGAACAATCTTCGGCCAACGTCGCGGTGGACATGTATGGTTCTGCGTACAACACGATCGTCTCAACACGAAGCCTTCACTTCTTCTAGAACTTTCCATTCCAACAACAACCCTAATTCAAGAAATGCGATGTGGATTAGTCCGAATTGCACTTGAATCGTCGGATTCGGAGCTGAATCGTTGCCCGCTCCATTCAATTCCAATGTGGACTCTGTTCTGTAATGGGAGAAAAATCGGGTTTGCGGTTCGGAGACGGGCGACCCAACAGACCCGAATTATGTTGAAGACGATGCAGTCAATGACAGTCGGGGCGGGTGTAATTCCGTCGGGTTTGGTTTCGGGTACCGAATCTGAAGAAGTGTTGTATATGAGAGCTAACTATGAGTGTATTATTGGTGGTGCGGATTCGGAGTCTTTTCATTTGATTAACCCCGACGAAGGTCCGGGTCAAGAATTTAGTATCTTTTTGCTCCGATCCAAATAA